From one Microbacterium sp. 10M-3C3 genomic stretch:
- a CDS encoding fumarylacetoacetate hydrolase family protein → MDYRPFVDRLLPADPTAVLVGRAQLPGETGARIVTVRDGSLVDITRTAITMSDLLERPDAVDVVRTAPADERWDLDAALAATLSGGAEAPRLQSPIDLQVIKAAGVTFARSMIERVIEEKAGGDATRAQEVRARVSDVIGGAIGTVRPGGPEAARVKEVLLAEGLWSQYLEVGIGPDPEIFTKAPVLSSTGTAAPVGVLDRSTWNNPEPEVVLVVTSAGEPIGAALGNDVNLRDFEGRSALLLGEAKDNNGSCAIGPMIRLFDEGFDLDAVTALTVSLRIAGDDGFRMDDESRMSEMSRTLPELISHTVGAHHQYPDGFVLFTGTLFAPTQDRDEPGSGFTHKEGDVVRISCPELGTLVNRVAASENCPPWTVGIRAFFSDLADRGLTGSRAKVPA, encoded by the coding sequence ATGGATTACCGCCCCTTCGTCGACCGTCTCCTGCCCGCCGACCCCACTGCCGTCCTCGTCGGCCGGGCGCAGCTACCCGGAGAGACCGGTGCTCGGATCGTGACTGTGCGCGACGGATCCCTCGTCGACATCACGCGCACGGCGATCACGATGTCGGATCTGCTGGAACGCCCCGACGCGGTGGACGTCGTCCGCACCGCGCCCGCCGATGAGCGCTGGGACCTCGACGCAGCGCTCGCCGCGACCCTGAGCGGGGGTGCAGAGGCGCCGCGGCTGCAGAGCCCGATCGACCTGCAGGTGATCAAAGCGGCGGGTGTGACCTTCGCGCGGAGCATGATCGAACGCGTCATCGAGGAGAAGGCCGGCGGAGACGCGACCCGTGCGCAGGAGGTGCGAGCGCGCGTGAGCGACGTCATCGGCGGCGCGATCGGCACCGTCCGTCCGGGAGGGCCGGAGGCGGCGCGGGTCAAGGAGGTGCTCCTCGCCGAAGGGCTGTGGTCGCAGTACCTGGAGGTCGGCATCGGACCCGATCCCGAGATCTTCACCAAGGCCCCCGTGCTCTCCAGCACCGGCACGGCCGCTCCCGTCGGAGTGCTCGATCGATCCACGTGGAACAACCCCGAGCCGGAGGTGGTTCTCGTCGTCACGTCCGCCGGTGAGCCGATCGGCGCCGCGCTCGGCAATGACGTGAACCTGCGCGACTTCGAGGGGCGCAGCGCTCTGCTGCTCGGGGAGGCGAAGGACAACAACGGCTCGTGCGCGATCGGCCCCATGATCCGGCTGTTCGACGAGGGCTTCGATCTGGACGCGGTCACCGCGCTGACGGTCTCGTTGCGCATCGCGGGCGATGACGGATTCCGGATGGACGACGAGAGCCGGATGAGCGAGATGAGCCGGACGCTGCCCGAGCTGATCTCGCACACGGTGGGCGCCCACCACCAATATCCCGACGGCTTCGTGCTGTTCACCGGGACGCTCTTCGCGCCGACACAGGACCGGGACGAGCCCGGATCGGGCTTCACCCACAAGGAGGGCGACGTCGTGCGCATCTCCTGCCCCGAGCTCGGCACCCTCGTCAACCGCGTGGCGGCCTCGGAGAACTGCCCGCCGTGGACGGTCGGCATCCGCGCCTTCTTCTCCGACCTCGCCGACCGCGGGCTGACCGGGTCCCGGGCGAAGGTGCCCGCGTGA
- a CDS encoding toll/interleukin-1 receptor domain-containing protein, protein MAPYDGREILGSVSRESVAGIDGVSFPRSTWCHSPWHIPGEAEGGALVLQAVGPSRASGGEGLRAPARVDLEAPIDRRFVGQFCYNFQNTAILATRPMSEAPVTINIVSGCTAPVHGHRTASGAAACPVHGGRGYGYSSSPRPYYSSPSYTPRGGGATGSSGGSSGGRVRPNWSPSGSAVTYTPAEVRALTPVRRSVELRARQQPDLRDVFLCHAWDDRRGSASELHGLLEARGVSVWFSEKDIVLGQPFLREIDRGLAKSRTGLVLVTPALLKRVDSRGVSDKELSELLSRDLLIPIVHETTYDELRAVSPLLGSRNGLNTADDTMEEIATKIAELVAVEDELVAS, encoded by the coding sequence GTGGCACCCTACGACGGCCGCGAGATTCTCGGCTCGGTGAGCCGAGAATCGGTTGCCGGGATCGACGGCGTCTCGTTTCCACGCAGCACCTGGTGCCACAGCCCGTGGCACATTCCTGGCGAAGCGGAAGGTGGCGCATTGGTCCTACAAGCTGTGGGACCTTCGCGGGCGAGCGGTGGCGAAGGTCTGCGCGCCCCGGCAAGGGTGGATCTGGAAGCGCCGATTGATCGACGATTCGTCGGGCAGTTCTGTTACAACTTCCAGAACACCGCGATTCTCGCCACAAGACCGATGTCGGAGGCGCCGGTTACGATCAACATCGTGAGTGGATGTACAGCACCGGTGCACGGCCATCGGACGGCAAGCGGAGCGGCGGCGTGCCCGGTTCATGGGGGTCGAGGTTACGGCTACTCATCGTCGCCCCGTCCGTACTACTCGTCGCCTTCCTACACGCCGCGCGGCGGCGGCGCGACGGGCAGTAGCGGCGGGTCCAGCGGTGGCCGTGTGCGACCGAATTGGTCACCGAGCGGTTCCGCAGTGACGTATACGCCTGCCGAAGTGCGGGCACTGACTCCAGTACGTCGCTCCGTTGAGCTGAGAGCTCGGCAGCAGCCGGACCTGCGGGATGTCTTCCTCTGCCATGCGTGGGATGACCGGCGGGGTTCCGCGTCGGAACTGCATGGCCTACTCGAAGCTCGGGGGGTCTCGGTGTGGTTCAGCGAGAAGGACATCGTGCTCGGACAGCCGTTCCTCCGCGAGATCGACAGGGGCTTGGCGAAGTCGCGCACGGGACTCGTTCTGGTCACGCCAGCCCTGTTGAAGCGGGTCGATAGTCGAGGTGTCTCCGACAAGGAGCTCTCGGAGCTTCTCTCACGCGACCTGCTGATCCCAATCGTGCACGAGACCACCTACGACGAGCTCCGCGCGGTCAGCCCCTTGCTCGGTTCTCGAAACGGGCTGAACACCGCGGACGACACGATGGAAGAGATCGCGACCAAGATCGCGGAGCTGGTCGCGGTTGAGGATGAGCTCGTGGCGAGTTGA
- a CDS encoding glycoside hydrolase family 2 protein: protein MSAPLELTDGWTLSVSDASRGVPPHVRAALPIAATVPGTVHTDLLAAGLIPDPYLDTNELSLDWIGRAEWIYERDLPRLPAADALAPALAFDGLDTVASISVDGVEIGRTANQHRRYEFALGSALDVAGPHRLAVTLHSAWDHAQEREARLGAMPNAYPAPFPHIRKSACNFGWDWGPTLVTAGIWRSARLLGTAPRLADVEVTATVEDAHGAVRIEARAVGTAGAGWSIRAVVGGEAAEDVVGAGETVALRVELDAPRLWWPRGLGAQPLYDVRVQLRDPNGRVVTEHETRVGFRSLALDTEPDEEGTPFTFEINGVNLPIRGVNWIPDDCFPSRITEERLRERLAQAADANVNLLRVWGGGIYESDTFYGICDELGLLVWQDFLFACAAYPEDEKLAAEIEAEARDNVQRLREHPSLVLWNGNNENIWGWFDWDWQPRLGDRGWGLTYYLKTLPAIVAELDPSRPYWPGSPYSGTMSVHPNAPAHALTHIWDVWNDVDYTVYREYRPRFASEFGWQAPPTWSTITASIRDEPLTQTSAGMLHHQKAHDGNGKLERGLSRHFAVPDDFTHWHFAMQLNQARAIRLGVEHFRSLRPLNSGTIVWQLNDCWPVTSWSAIDGYGRKKPVWYALRAAYAPRLLTMQPRGDGLVLAVTNDGGDAWREPFTARRVRFDGTVLATHTSRFAVDRFSGTTLPLPDDIARPDSAAEEVVEVVTGAGARALWFFAEDRDLAYEAPRMTVSVGRTGGGVVEVDVTAHVLMRDVTLFPDRLAPEAESDSALVTLLPGQRHVFRVVGVPEGREEQLSRHPVLCSANDLVTR from the coding sequence ATGAGCGCTCCTCTCGAGCTGACCGACGGCTGGACCCTCTCGGTGTCGGACGCGTCGCGCGGTGTGCCGCCGCATGTGCGGGCGGCGCTTCCGATCGCCGCGACGGTTCCGGGGACGGTGCACACAGATCTGCTCGCGGCCGGGCTCATCCCGGATCCCTACCTCGACACCAACGAGCTGTCGCTCGACTGGATCGGCCGGGCGGAATGGATCTACGAGCGCGACCTGCCTCGTCTGCCGGCGGCCGATGCGCTCGCTCCAGCGCTCGCGTTCGACGGGCTCGACACCGTCGCGAGCATCAGCGTGGATGGCGTCGAGATCGGTCGCACCGCGAATCAGCATCGCCGCTACGAGTTCGCGCTCGGGTCCGCGCTTGACGTCGCCGGGCCGCATCGGCTGGCGGTCACCCTGCACTCGGCCTGGGATCACGCGCAGGAGCGGGAGGCACGGCTCGGGGCGATGCCCAACGCCTATCCCGCGCCGTTCCCGCACATCCGCAAGAGCGCGTGCAACTTCGGCTGGGACTGGGGCCCGACCCTCGTCACGGCGGGCATCTGGCGCTCCGCTCGCCTTCTCGGGACCGCGCCGCGGCTCGCGGACGTCGAAGTCACCGCGACGGTGGAGGACGCACACGGCGCGGTGAGGATCGAAGCGCGGGCGGTGGGAACGGCGGGCGCCGGGTGGAGCATCCGCGCGGTCGTCGGCGGCGAGGCGGCTGAGGACGTCGTCGGCGCCGGGGAGACCGTCGCGCTGCGCGTGGAGCTGGACGCCCCCCGGCTGTGGTGGCCCCGGGGTCTGGGCGCGCAGCCGCTGTACGACGTGCGGGTGCAACTGCGTGATCCGAACGGGCGCGTCGTGACCGAGCACGAGACCCGGGTCGGATTCCGGTCGCTGGCGCTGGATACGGAGCCCGACGAGGAGGGGACGCCTTTCACGTTCGAGATCAACGGGGTGAACCTGCCCATCCGCGGGGTCAACTGGATACCCGACGACTGCTTCCCCTCGCGCATCACCGAGGAGCGCCTGCGCGAGCGCCTCGCCCAGGCCGCGGATGCCAACGTCAACCTGCTGCGCGTGTGGGGCGGCGGCATCTACGAGAGCGACACCTTCTACGGGATCTGCGACGAGCTCGGTCTGCTCGTCTGGCAGGACTTCCTCTTCGCGTGCGCCGCATATCCCGAGGACGAGAAGCTCGCGGCCGAGATCGAGGCGGAGGCGCGGGACAACGTGCAGCGGCTGCGAGAGCATCCGAGCCTCGTGCTGTGGAACGGCAACAACGAGAACATCTGGGGATGGTTCGACTGGGACTGGCAGCCTCGACTCGGGGACCGAGGATGGGGGCTGACCTACTACCTCAAGACGCTGCCGGCGATCGTCGCCGAGCTCGATCCCAGCCGGCCCTACTGGCCGGGCAGTCCGTACTCCGGCACGATGAGCGTGCACCCCAACGCCCCCGCCCACGCGCTGACGCACATCTGGGACGTATGGAACGACGTCGACTACACCGTCTACCGCGAGTATCGGCCGCGCTTCGCATCGGAGTTCGGCTGGCAGGCTCCGCCGACCTGGTCCACCATCACGGCGTCGATCCGCGACGAGCCGCTGACGCAGACCTCGGCGGGGATGCTGCACCACCAGAAGGCCCACGACGGCAACGGCAAGCTCGAGCGCGGCCTCTCGCGACACTTCGCCGTGCCGGACGACTTCACGCACTGGCACTTCGCCATGCAGCTGAACCAGGCCCGCGCCATCCGCCTGGGCGTCGAGCACTTCCGTTCGCTGCGCCCGCTGAACTCCGGCACGATCGTCTGGCAGCTGAACGACTGCTGGCCCGTCACGTCCTGGTCCGCGATAGACGGCTACGGTCGCAAGAAGCCCGTGTGGTACGCCCTGCGCGCGGCGTACGCGCCCCGGCTCCTCACGATGCAGCCGCGCGGCGACGGACTCGTGCTCGCCGTGACGAACGACGGCGGTGACGCGTGGCGCGAACCGTTCACCGCGAGACGCGTCCGATTCGACGGCACCGTACTGGCGACCCACACGAGCCGATTCGCCGTCGACAGGTTCTCGGGGACGACTCTCCCGCTTCCGGACGACATCGCGCGGCCGGATTCGGCTGCTGAGGAGGTCGTCGAGGTGGTCACGGGCGCCGGGGCGCGCGCATTGTGGTTCTTCGCCGAGGACCGCGACCTCGCCTATGAGGCTCCTCGCATGACCGTCTCCGTCGGGCGGACCGGAGGCGGCGTCGTCGAGGTCGACGTCACCGCGCACGTCCTGATGCGCGATGTGACGTTGTTCCCCGACCGGCTCGCGCCGGAGGCCGAGTCCGACAGCGCGCTGGTCACCTTGCTGCCGGGGCAGCGGCACGTGTTCCGGGTGGTGGGGGTGCCGGAAGGGCGGGAGGAGCAGCTGTCGCGGCATCCGGTGCTCTGCAGCGCCAACGACCTCGTCACGCGCTGA
- a CDS encoding C-terminal binding protein, translating into MSAPRIVVTDHAFPGVAHEQALAARWQTSVVVRQCVSEEETIEAVAGADIVFVNFAPVTRRVLQSMSASAVVIRYGIGYDNVDVAAARELGIRVCNVPDYGVDTVADHTVACLLALLRRTGSFTSAVRTAGWLTPADIGPLRGFAQTIVGLVGTGRIGRAVAARLQPFGFRVVAFDPYVQADDLASLGIEATTFNDVIARSHAVSLHAPLTEANRGLMDAATLAAMPPGSVLVNTSRGGLIDEAALVEALRSGHLAGAALDVFDPEPLAPVSALRELDDVILTPHVAFYSDSSLDALQRLASEEAERALMHEPLRCPIV; encoded by the coding sequence GTGAGCGCGCCGCGCATCGTGGTGACGGACCACGCCTTCCCCGGCGTCGCCCATGAGCAGGCGCTCGCCGCGCGCTGGCAGACCTCGGTCGTCGTGCGCCAGTGCGTCTCGGAGGAAGAGACTATCGAGGCGGTCGCCGGTGCCGACATCGTCTTCGTCAACTTCGCGCCGGTGACGCGTCGCGTGCTCCAGAGCATGTCGGCGAGCGCCGTCGTCATCCGCTACGGCATCGGCTACGACAACGTCGACGTCGCCGCGGCCCGGGAGCTCGGCATCCGCGTGTGCAACGTGCCCGATTATGGGGTCGACACCGTCGCCGACCACACCGTGGCCTGTCTGCTCGCGCTGCTGCGCAGGACCGGCTCCTTCACCTCCGCCGTCCGCACCGCTGGCTGGCTCACGCCCGCCGACATCGGGCCGCTCCGCGGGTTCGCGCAGACGATCGTCGGCCTGGTCGGCACCGGCCGGATCGGCCGCGCCGTCGCCGCGCGGTTGCAGCCGTTCGGCTTCCGCGTCGTCGCGTTCGACCCGTACGTGCAGGCCGACGACCTCGCCTCGCTGGGCATTGAGGCGACGACCTTCAACGACGTGATCGCGCGCTCGCACGCCGTGTCGCTGCACGCCCCCCTCACCGAAGCGAATCGCGGACTGATGGATGCGGCGACGCTCGCGGCGATGCCGCCGGGCTCCGTGCTCGTGAACACGTCGCGCGGCGGTCTGATCGACGAGGCCGCGTTGGTCGAAGCGCTGCGCTCAGGTCATCTCGCCGGTGCCGCGCTCGACGTGTTCGACCCCGAACCCCTCGCCCCCGTATCGGCGCTGCGGGAGCTCGACGACGTCATCCTGACGCCGCACGTCGCCTTCTATTCCGACAGCTCTCTCGACGCCCTGCAGCGGCTCGCCTCGGAGGAGGCGGAGCGTGCACTGATGCACGAGCCGTTGCGCTGCCCGATCGTCTGA
- a CDS encoding pyruvate, water dikinase regulatory protein — protein sequence MLGVMPMMSAVPRRAVFFVSDSTGITAETLGNALLANFPSFSFQRHTVPFIDSLQGAHRAVVDIAGSHARGLRPIVFTTIKNPDVVAIIAAAPATRIDLLRGHLTELEDALETTATQQLGQFHTVGDTEQYFTRMRAIEYAIEHDDGQSIRALDRAEVIILAPSRCGKTPTTMYLALLYGLLVANYPLTDDDFHLDGLPDPIAPHVHRCFGLTSTALRLSQVRQERRSGSTYASVSQCARELRRAEDLYRRHGIPFLSSTTKSVEEISAVIMQAFRLRT from the coding sequence GTGCTCGGGGTGATGCCGATGATGAGTGCCGTACCGCGAAGAGCGGTGTTCTTCGTCTCCGACAGCACCGGGATCACCGCCGAGACGCTCGGCAATGCCCTTCTTGCCAACTTCCCGTCGTTTTCCTTTCAACGTCATACTGTGCCGTTCATCGACTCCTTGCAGGGCGCACATCGTGCAGTGGTCGACATTGCTGGCTCTCATGCGCGAGGGCTGCGGCCGATCGTCTTCACGACGATCAAGAACCCCGATGTCGTTGCCATCATTGCGGCAGCGCCGGCCACGCGGATCGACCTGCTGCGCGGCCATCTCACAGAGCTGGAAGATGCACTGGAGACGACCGCGACACAGCAGCTTGGCCAGTTCCACACTGTTGGTGATACGGAGCAGTACTTCACCCGCATGCGCGCCATCGAGTACGCGATCGAACACGACGATGGCCAAAGCATCCGCGCGCTCGATCGCGCCGAGGTGATCATTCTTGCTCCAAGTCGATGCGGTAAGACGCCCACCACCATGTACTTGGCGCTGCTGTACGGGCTTCTGGTCGCCAACTACCCCCTCACAGATGATGACTTCCACCTGGATGGGCTGCCGGACCCGATCGCACCACACGTCCACCGTTGCTTCGGCTTGACCAGTACCGCGTTGCGGCTCAGCCAGGTCCGGCAGGAACGAAGGTCCGGCTCCACGTACGCGAGCGTGTCGCAGTGCGCACGGGAGTTGCGCCGCGCCGAAGACCTGTATCGCCGGCACGGCATCCCATTCCTGTCCTCAACGACCAAGAGCGTCGAGGAGATCTCTGCGGTGATCATGCAGGCCTTCCGGCTGCGCACCTGA
- a CDS encoding cellulase-like family protein, translating into MALVRERHPRIPLTLSVSEELKAWRYEDVSFLDFLEPHVWMTGSRGAFYKEVGYDMEASSFDWRQVDILAERAESTYRADEDRWRRTLRNAITNVAEWSRARALPLITTECWAIVNWKDRDDLPWEWVRELCEFGVRTAIEQERWIGIATSNFCGPQFTGIPAARSMPADVSSRARPASRLPAPTLHRSGRE; encoded by the coding sequence GTGGCTCTCGTCCGGGAACGTCACCCCCGCATCCCACTGACGCTCTCGGTCTCGGAGGAGCTCAAGGCCTGGCGGTACGAGGATGTGAGCTTCCTCGATTTCCTCGAGCCACATGTCTGGATGACGGGATCGCGCGGAGCGTTCTACAAAGAGGTCGGATACGACATGGAGGCATCTTCCTTCGACTGGCGGCAAGTGGACATCCTCGCCGAGCGCGCCGAGAGCACTTACCGAGCCGACGAGGACCGCTGGCGCCGAACTCTGCGCAACGCGATCACCAATGTCGCGGAGTGGTCGCGTGCGCGTGCCCTCCCGCTGATCACCACGGAATGCTGGGCGATCGTCAACTGGAAGGACCGCGACGACCTCCCGTGGGAGTGGGTCAGGGAACTGTGCGAGTTCGGCGTGCGGACCGCGATCGAGCAGGAGCGCTGGATCGGGATCGCGACGAGCAACTTCTGTGGGCCGCAATTCACCGGCATACCGGCTGCCCGTTCTATGCCGGCAGACGTGTCGTCCCGGGCGAGACCGGCCTCGCGACTACCCGCCCCGACCCTGCACAGGAGTGGACGTGAGTAA
- a CDS encoding aldehyde dehydrogenase family protein: protein MTTRYRHLIDGRWVDAEPAIENINPSDTSDVIGVAPAADAAVVGEAIAAASRAARGWAQSTPEERFLVLDAAGSELRARKDELGRLLAREEGKAVAEATAEVVRASQLLKFFAGEALRVGGEVIPSVRRGLTVEVTREPIGVVGIITPWNFPVAIPTWKIAPALAWGNAVVFKPAENTPAMAFELVDVLQRAGLPAGVLNLVYGKGSIVGAALVESPEVNGISFTGSAPVGRRIVAAAAAATTRVQAEMGGKNPLIVLDDASLPKAVEVAANGAFFSTGQRCTASSRLIVASSVHDEFVERLSRRMSEMRVGNALDPETVIGPVVDAAQLEQDLRYLRIAAEEGGAVTGGERVERATDGYFLSPALVTRTDNGMTVNREEVFGPVASVIRVDGYDEALAVANDTEFGLSAGICTTSLSAARHFVRHSSAGMVMVNAPTAGVDYHVPFGGAKGSSYGPKEQGTYAREFFTRVKTAYIDADG from the coding sequence GTGACCACGAGATACCGCCACCTCATCGACGGACGCTGGGTCGACGCGGAGCCGGCGATCGAGAACATCAACCCCTCCGACACCTCGGATGTCATCGGCGTCGCCCCGGCCGCGGATGCAGCGGTGGTCGGCGAGGCGATCGCCGCGGCCTCACGCGCGGCGCGGGGGTGGGCGCAGAGCACCCCGGAGGAGCGCTTCCTCGTGCTCGACGCCGCGGGGTCGGAGCTGCGCGCACGGAAGGACGAGCTGGGGCGGCTCCTGGCCCGCGAGGAGGGCAAGGCCGTCGCGGAAGCCACGGCCGAGGTGGTCCGCGCGTCCCAGCTGCTGAAGTTCTTCGCCGGGGAGGCGCTGCGCGTCGGCGGTGAGGTCATACCGTCTGTGCGGCGCGGTCTTACGGTGGAGGTGACGCGGGAGCCCATCGGCGTCGTCGGGATCATCACCCCGTGGAACTTCCCCGTCGCCATTCCGACGTGGAAGATCGCCCCCGCGCTCGCGTGGGGCAACGCGGTCGTCTTCAAGCCCGCCGAGAATACGCCGGCCATGGCGTTCGAGCTCGTGGACGTGCTGCAGCGAGCGGGTCTTCCCGCGGGTGTGCTGAACCTTGTCTACGGCAAGGGCTCGATCGTCGGCGCCGCGCTCGTCGAGTCGCCCGAGGTCAACGGCATCAGCTTCACGGGAAGCGCGCCGGTCGGCCGGCGGATTGTGGCCGCCGCCGCGGCCGCGACCACGCGGGTGCAGGCCGAGATGGGCGGGAAGAACCCCCTGATCGTGCTCGACGACGCCTCGCTGCCGAAGGCGGTGGAGGTCGCCGCGAACGGCGCCTTCTTCTCGACCGGCCAGCGATGCACGGCGTCCTCGCGCCTCATCGTCGCCTCGAGCGTGCACGACGAGTTCGTCGAGCGTCTCTCGCGTCGTATGTCGGAGATGAGGGTGGGGAACGCCTTGGACCCCGAGACCGTCATCGGGCCGGTCGTGGACGCCGCCCAGTTGGAGCAGGACCTTCGCTACCTGCGCATCGCCGCGGAGGAGGGGGGCGCCGTCACCGGGGGTGAGCGCGTCGAGCGCGCCACGGACGGGTACTTCCTGTCCCCGGCGCTCGTCACGCGCACCGACAACGGCATGACCGTGAATCGCGAAGAGGTGTTCGGGCCGGTGGCATCCGTCATCCGGGTCGACGGGTACGACGAGGCGCTCGCCGTCGCCAACGACACCGAGTTCGGCCTCTCGGCCGGCATCTGCACGACCTCGCTGTCGGCGGCACGCCACTTCGTCCGTCACTCGTCGGCGGGAATGGTGATGGTCAACGCTCCGACCGCCGGCGTGGACTACCACGTGCCCTTCGGCGGCGCGAAAGGCTCCAGCTACGGTCCGAAAGAGCAGGGGACCTACGCGCGGGAGTTCTTCACCCGCGTGAAGACCGCCTACATCGACGCGGATGGCTGA
- a CDS encoding XRE family transcriptional regulator translates to MFSPVRLKLARQRRGLTLTRLAEVSSVSLRSLTNYENNGTEQPSDESLRKLADALDVSPEYFHRDEVEPVPVEAVSFRKLSKTSATKRDAVLSSATLALELFDVIDRQFKLPESGIPTYDKFSPEQAAEMVRQVWGLGDKPISNMVHLLEAKGVRVVSLAHDYTDIDAFCFFRDSVPYMFVNTTKSGERQRFDIAHELGHLVLHDERDMTPKDSREREAEANAFAAAFLMPATGLHAQAMWSASIQKIFAAKKHWKVSAMAMTHRLHELEMLNDWQYRSTVVTLSKAGYRSSEPDGMIPETSQLLRKVLFGPKGVSIGRAAEELAVPSRDLSALLQGLVPVAA, encoded by the coding sequence ATGTTCAGTCCAGTCCGCCTCAAGCTGGCCCGCCAAAGGCGTGGCCTCACACTCACCCGCCTCGCCGAAGTGAGCTCGGTTTCGCTTCGGTCGCTGACCAACTACGAGAACAACGGCACTGAGCAGCCGTCCGATGAATCTCTCCGCAAGCTCGCCGATGCGCTCGACGTCTCCCCGGAGTATTTCCATCGCGACGAAGTCGAACCTGTGCCGGTCGAGGCGGTGAGCTTCCGCAAGCTCTCGAAGACGTCCGCGACCAAACGGGATGCGGTGCTGTCGTCAGCGACTCTTGCTCTTGAGCTGTTCGACGTCATCGATCGGCAGTTCAAACTGCCGGAGTCGGGGATACCGACCTACGACAAGTTCTCCCCCGAGCAGGCCGCTGAGATGGTGCGTCAAGTGTGGGGGCTCGGCGACAAGCCGATCTCCAACATGGTTCACCTACTCGAAGCCAAGGGCGTTCGCGTGGTCTCGTTGGCCCACGACTACACCGATATCGACGCCTTTTGCTTCTTCCGCGACTCGGTTCCTTACATGTTCGTGAACACCACCAAGTCGGGCGAGCGACAGCGATTCGACATCGCTCACGAGTTGGGCCACCTCGTTCTTCACGACGAACGGGACATGACGCCGAAGGACTCTCGAGAGCGCGAAGCCGAAGCCAACGCTTTCGCAGCGGCCTTCTTGATGCCTGCAACTGGGCTCCACGCCCAGGCGATGTGGAGCGCCAGCATCCAGAAGATCTTCGCGGCCAAGAAGCACTGGAAGGTCTCGGCCATGGCGATGACCCACCGCCTCCACGAACTCGAAATGCTCAATGACTGGCAGTACCGCTCGACCGTTGTGACCTTGTCCAAAGCCGGCTACCGCAGCAGCGAGCCGGACGGCATGATCCCCGAGACCTCACAGCTTCTGCGCAAGGTTCTCTTCGGGCCGAAGGGCGTGTCGATCGGTCGTGCCGCAGAAGAGCTCGCGGTGCCTTCCCGTGACCTGTCGGCGCTCCTGCAGGGCCTCGTGCCCGTTGCGGCGTAG
- a CDS encoding RraA family protein has product MTIETSTTRPGFLYDKADPTKIGSLYQHLRVCDVVDALDGIGYFNIGLMDKEVRPLWSGMRFWGEAATIRCVPSNRPMWKLDTTEDIVAAHGRWFAEVPHPKLPTDLEPGHVVVMDAGGGPEVGFWGSENAMAAVLGGAVGIITDGYCRDTAEVEAQRSPVVARYRGRSIIPGRIMAIETQGTIACGGVQVNPGDIVGADDDGVVVVPREVAEEVAVHARAILLADMNARKRHYESLGMQPDSSIDIDAILQYYADV; this is encoded by the coding sequence TCGGCAGCCTCTACCAGCACCTCCGCGTCTGCGACGTCGTCGACGCTCTCGACGGCATCGGCTACTTCAACATCGGCCTCATGGACAAGGAGGTCCGGCCGCTGTGGTCGGGCATGCGCTTCTGGGGTGAGGCGGCGACCATCCGGTGCGTACCCTCCAACCGTCCGATGTGGAAGCTCGACACCACCGAGGACATCGTCGCCGCGCACGGCCGCTGGTTCGCCGAGGTGCCGCACCCGAAGCTCCCGACAGACCTCGAGCCGGGCCACGTCGTCGTCATGGACGCGGGCGGCGGCCCCGAGGTCGGGTTCTGGGGCTCGGAAAACGCGATGGCCGCGGTGCTCGGCGGCGCCGTCGGCATCATCACCGACGGGTACTGCCGCGACACCGCCGAGGTCGAGGCGCAGCGCAGCCCCGTCGTCGCGCGCTATCGCGGCCGCAGCATCATCCCCGGCCGCATCATGGCCATCGAGACCCAGGGCACCATCGCCTGCGGCGGGGTGCAGGTGAACCCCGGTGACATCGTGGGAGCCGACGACGACGGTGTGGTCGTGGTGCCGCGCGAGGTCGCGGAGGAGGTCGCCGTCCACGCGCGCGCCATCCTGCTCGCGGACATGAACGCGCGCAAGCGTCACTACGAGAGCCTCGGGATGCAGCCCGACAGCTCGATCGACATCGACGCGATCCTGCAGTACTACGCGGACGTTTGA